GCCCTTATCGGCCCCCAGCAGTTTGCAGGCGATCATCACGGTTACTATGGGTCCGCCCCCGCAGGCCTCGCATTTCTCGAAGGCCAGCTCCCCGGCCAGTTTTTCGGGATCGTAGTTCTCGATCGCCTTGACCACCTTCTGGTCCAGCTTTTTGGCTTCGGCCTGGGAGTGAAAGTGGGACAGGTCGCTGGAGGCCAAGAGCATTATCCCTTCACAGTTTCCATTGAGCGCATGAACTATGGAATGGGCCAGCCTCTCGCAGGAAGCCAGACAATGGTTGGACACCATGATGGGAACGATCTTAAAGCCGGGATCCAATACCGTCTGCAGGAAGGGCAGCTGGATCTCCAGCGAGTGCTCCTGGGCGTGGGCCGCCGGCAGGTCTTTGATATGGGTCTGGTCCTGGCTGATGATCTTCTGGCAGAGTTCAGAGTCGATCTCCACTTTTCCCAGCGGGGTCTCCCATTCTCCTGAGGCGTATATGGCGGAACCCT
The genomic region above belongs to bacterium and contains:
- the amrB gene encoding AmmeMemoRadiSam system protein B; protein product: MSIRRSIIAGSWYPGEAAKLKAEVEKYLAAAQTYPTDSELLGIVSPHAGLMYSGPVAAYVYKNLKGLGIKTVVLIGPSHRASFEGSAIYASGEWETPLGKVEIDSELCQKIISQDQTHIKDLPAAHAQEHSLEIQLPFLQTVLDPGFKIVPIMVSNHCLASCERLAHSIVHALNGNCEGIMLLASSDLSHFHSQAEAKKLDQKVVKAIENYDPEKLAGELAFEKCEACGGGPIVTVMIACKLLGADKGVVYDYRTSGDVTGEKEQVVGYLAAGLYKTRF